ATTTAACACAAGCTTAAGTTATATATTCTAAGTTGTTGGACTACTTGTACTTTTCTTAACAGAATTTGACCTAAGAAAACTTGATTTTTCATTGTTCTATGAACTAATTCAGGGcttaattaagataattaacTCCATGATTATGGTGAAGGAAAGATCAAAGCACTTTATATGCAATTGATCTAAACATATAGTTAATTTGCTAGCCTCTGGTCTACAAgcaattcatataaattttaattaaaatattaaagaataagattacaaaaaaaattattctcaatGCTTGTCGACTTGGTTAAATGAATCTTTTGTACTAATAAGTTAGAATAAGTCTTAGATTTCCTATAATCATTAGAAATTCCATCTGTAAATATTCTCATGATCTCATCCTgactttgataattttatcttctttttcctcGCGTTGTACAACTAATAAGCTTCTCTGACAGACTAAAACCATATTTAAAGTAGACAAACTTCAGTCTAAGCAAGATGCAATAATTTATGCTTCCCTCAAGTACTAACTAGGCTTATGGAAAGTGTACgattcttttaaataattttgaatgataaaagcTGGATCAATCTTCCTAGTGTGAGTATTTTTTGGGAAAGCAATTTTTCTAAGGTTTCACAAGCATGGCAAaaacttgaactcaagttttctatttaaaaattctaatactttactAGTTAACTCATGGTGTGTCATCTTCCTACTGTGCGTTGAACTATCATGAATGAGTAGTTTGCTGATTAGCTTATAGAGTGAGGTAGAGTTCATATTTGGTCCTCTTAGCTTGAATATCTTTTATGGGTAAATCAAATTTGGTCGTCTAGCACCTTATTGAAACAAGGAAGTTGATTTTATGTCTCTTTGGAATTTATCTTATTAGTAGGGTTCTTCATTGCCTAAGCCTTTAATTTTCtccttttctaaatttttttaaaaaaatctaattggtTTATTTAAATTCTATACTGAATAGGTTCTAAGTTTTCCCTTTTGAattattccaaaaataaaatattttcatagaAATAGTAATGGTTTATCATGGATTTTAAGTGTACAAGTTAGGAGAAGGAAAGGGTATTATAGTTGTCCCTTCTATGAAAACTGatgaatcaatttaaatagaaaGATGAATGATGGAAAACTTTTGAAACTGTCTTTATTAAACCATGTATAGCTATAAGCATCGTTAGGCGGTAACCATTGCTACGTATTTTTGTTGGCCTTTGCTTTTGGTAtcttttccttctttccttttatgtattttaaacatttcagttacatttttttagatttatgtATGCACAATAACTTTTgattaagttttcaaacttttgatacattgatgaattttcaataaatgatgtattttagTAATTACTCACATTGCACTTCTTTGCACCGTTGAGaatttatgatcatgcattaaattataaaattttaaattagctAGTCCAGTCGTGCATGTCTTTTCAGTTTATATTCTAAGtaagggtatgtatctagaAAGGGGTGTTACAGTGGACCTTTTTTGAAGGCTTGCTTACTTGAAAGGCTTATCCATCGTCCTATATACCTATAAGAGGCAAAGGAATAGGTAAATCTCCTAACTTTCTTTGGTTGTTTTTGCATGCattgattctttctctctcattcATGTATGACATGTTTTGcatctttttctcttcatcttccttTCAAAATGGTATCAAAGAGCCAAAAATATGTTTGATGTTCATAAGAATATGCATATGTATCACATATATGCATGCATATTGTTCTTTTTCCTTGAAATCACTTTTTCAAGCATGAACTCTTCTTCAAATGTCTTAGTTGGATGTTCTTTGGtggattttgatattattttcttgttataaTGATTTTGGGATGAAGAGTATGTTATATATTGCATGTATAAGATGAAATGTTCATAGGATGCATGTTAATAGGCTTGTTCTTGACATGCATATGCATTTTTGCCTTGtagattgaattttgatttataaaataaggaTGCATGTCACGGTAGCCATGTATATTGTGATATgcatttttctttgaattcattttctacttgatgtataaataatatgatttagcGGCATGCATGTATAGCTTGTTATGTGATTTGgcttgaaaaaattgaaaaatcaaagcTTGAACTTATGTCATATGTCTCAACCATGTGTATATGATATGCTTGGTGAATTTTTccttgatgttattttatctattgtaCAATGAATACATTTATTAGAGGCATATAAGTATAGtatatgaaatgaaaatattaatgtatgatgatatgttaatatatgAGTATATAGGTAATGAATggttcatattaaaatttttgtattttttaagttttgatttgaGCATGTTAAACgatgttttaatgttgattaaaacACTTAAATGAAGATTATGGTATATGTGATTAATGTAGTTACATAAAATTAGTAAAGGTTATGATGCATGGTAAGAGAATTGACACATTTTGTTTAAATGGTCATGTATGATTagtgtttaatttagtttgatttgattgaatagttaaatttttcatttacgTCAACTTGCACAAATGATGATTAAGTGTTaagatataatttaatgttgacATGAAATTGAACATTTGAGAAGGTATATCCTTTTTGCTTTGTTCAGTGTTGATCAAATGATGATATCATACACAAATACCAACAAGCTCTTGATGGTGATTGAGTGTAATAGTTTACATGAATTGATATGatggtaaatataatattttttatattacacatATACTAACACCTAATGTTGATTGAGTATAACAGTTGATATAATCATTTGATGGACAAGTTGCATGAGTATGCATGACATTATGGTccattattagataaaagttatctaaaataaatattagagaatatttatattaaacattatgtcatttgtaattgtatcattgcattttatttattattttttgcattattaggtcaaattttatggattaatatttaattaaatgtgaatgagttcatattttatattaaatattaatttagtataaaataaattaaattctataacataaattttaatattctcagaattttattatgtgaaggatatgaaatttatgtcataaaaattaaatttatcttgttcttaGATAGGTATGTACATCACGCCcaagaattctattatgtgaggacaTGATCAGAATGCCATTTTGGGAAGTATAATAGTTCACATTTAACTAGCTAAGAGTATTGATATTTCTATTAAGCGAGGTGTCTAAAGTAAAAGGcatgaaaataaattgagtCTTATGTAGCAATGTAAATGAAAAAAGTttcatactttttaaatttaattaactgagatttttattatgtgagaTTAATTGCGTTTAATAATAATTCGATTCTCTActagaaatttaatctaatggaattttGGGATCCCGTCTAAAAGGAGTGTAGGATTATAATAGAATAGTAGAAGCTAATGagaatatacaattaaaaaaaatttaaattcacacattagattcattaataaaactatttctcTTAGCAGTATTTgcatatatttgaaaaatgaccaACAACGTACTCCTAAGGATTTTTgataatcatatttttctagACCTAACTTCAAGGATTGGTTAAGATATCTTTGAATAGTACTAGACTTCGAAAAGATTGGCTACGTTTTTGAAGCACTAATGCCTTCGATGAGGAAATTAAGATGTTTAATGCATAGGTTAAGGATAATAGGAAAGCTCGAGGCTACATGTTATCCTTAATAAATAAGAAGCTTCAAACCAAGCACAAAAATGTTTTATGATATCCTTGTTGCTTTACAAAAGTTGTACAATGAGAACTCAAGAGTAGTTTAGTACGAGCTATGCACTTCACTCTTTAGCATGAGATTAAGGGACGACATTCCCCCATATGAACATGTTATAAAAATGGTCAATGCTTTACGGTAGTCAGATGTATAAGGTATGGTCCTACCAAACTGCatcaaagtgaatttgattcgTAGCCCCTTCCACCGagttataaaccatttataacCAATTATAATCTGAATTAGATAGAGCAGACACTCTTTGAGTTGCTCAATAAGCTCCAAGAGTTCTACAAACAAGGGAAAAAGGACTTTAGACATATGGATGTCTATGTGACTTCTACTAGCAAGGCCAATAAGAGGCCTAAAGAGCAACAAAAGAAAGGTCTAAATGTTAGACCTAAGAAAgggaattttaagaaaaatgccTCTAAGATGAAAAAGGCAAAAGCAAAAGGAAAGTGTTTCCATTGTCAATAGGATAGACATTGGAAGATAAATTGTCTCTTGTACCTAGATAGTCTTAAGAAGACAAAACATGTATAATCTATTATCAAGtcattgaattcgaattaagtttAGATTCAAATAATTCTTGGATTGTAGTTTTAGTAGCTACATCTCATATGAGTGTTTCTATGCAGGAACtataaaatagttttgttttgtCACAAGGCAAGATCATTTTAAAGATGGCAAATAGGGAAAAGGTTGCAGCCAAGACCATGGGAACTTGCCAAGTTTGACTACCATTAAGGCACATTTTGagactttataaatttttatattttgcaaaAGCCACTAGAAATATCGTTTTTGTTTCTACATTATATAAGCTTGGtcataatattcattttaatgaaaacaaatgtttgatattttttgaaaatgttgtaGTGGGCAAAgctataaatacaaatggtttgtatataTTGGAATTGAATGATTATAGTATAAATTTTGTCACTAATAAAAGAATTCGAAATGAAACAAATCAAGGTTCTATGACACTATAGATTAGGTCACATTAGGGAAAAAGGTCTATTCAACTTAGAGAAAGTGGGCTTTTAAGTTCATTAGGTTCTGAACCCTATCCATTGTGTGAATCATGTCTCCAAGGCAAGATGACCAAGTCTCCCTTCAAAAGTAAAGGGGAGCATGCCAAAGAATTACTAAAGTTATTACATATAGATGAATGTAGACCATTTAATCACATAGCCAAAGAAGGTTTTTACTACTTTATTATCTTTACTGATGATTATTCTTGGTATGGGGTATATGTACTTGATAAAATACAAATCAGAATCCTTTGAAAAGTTCAGAGAATTCAAACATGAAGTAAAGAAACAAACTAGAAAGAGTATTAAAATTCTACGATCAGATTGTGAAGGAGAATacttaagtaaaaaatttcaagaattattgAAAAGCAATGGAATTATTTCCCAAATGATTGCTCCATTCACACCTTAgtataatggtgtatctaaaaggaaaaattgtacTCTATTGGATTTTGTACAATTAATGGTAAACTTTATAGACCCGCCAATGTCATTATAGGGATACACCCTCAGCTTGCTATGCATATCTTGAATTTGGtatcatcaaaatcaatctAGAAAACACTGTATGAGTTATGGGATTCCAAATGCCCAAGTCtcaattatatgaaattttggGGATGTCCAACTTATGTCAAGGTAATTAAAGCAGATAAGTTGGATGTTAGATTAGAGAAGGGTCAATTCATAAGATATCCTAAAAATagtttatgatattatttttacttcctCACTGATCAAAGAATAATGGTCAATATGAATTCACACTTTCTCGAGAAAGAGTTATTGGAAGAAAGTGGTGTGAGTAGAAATACTGAGCTCGAGGAAGATTTCAAAGAGCCTCAAACTGACATTATTAAAGTTAGACTGTCCACTCAATGAACCTTAGTATCAAATATTATAGTTCTAACATGAAGATCTTCTAGGGTATCCAGACCTTTGGATAGATACGAATTTCCTTAAGAGtaggattttaaattttacttagTTGGAGAAATAAATCATGGTGATGATCCTAAAAGCTATGAGAAAGCTATATTTGATACAAATTTAGGCAAANNNNNNNNNNNNNNNNNNNNNNNNNNNNNNNNNNNNNNNNNNNNNNNNNNNNNNNNNNNNNNNNNNNNNNNNNNNNNNNNNNNNNNNNNNNNNNNNNNNNNNNNNNNNNNNNNNNNNNNNNNNNNNNNNNNNNNNNNNNNNNNNNNNNNNNNNNNNNNNNNNNNNNNNNNNNNNNNNNNNNNNNNNNNNNNNNNNNNNNNNNNNNNNNNNNNNNNNNNNNNNNNNNNNNNNNNNNNNNNNNNNNNNNNNNNNNNNNNNNNNNNNNNNNNNNNNNNNNNNNNNNNNNNNNNNNNNNNNNNNNNNNNNNNNNNNNNNNNNNNNNNNNNNNNNNNNNNNNNNNNNNNNNNNNNNNNNNNNNNNNNNNNNNNNNNNNNNNNNNNNNNNNNNNNNNNNNNNNNNNNNNNNNNNNNNNNNNNNNNNNNNNNNNNNNNNNNNNNNNNNNNNNNNNNNNNNNNNNNNNNNNNNNNNNNNNNNNNNNNNNNNNNNNNNNNNNNNNNNNNACTCCGCTGCTGTTTGCGCTTGGCACGTCTGTGGGGCGGCAATGAACACTGCATATTTGGAAAATCTGTTGACTACCACCAAAACAGATCCTTTCCCGTCCACCTTCGGAAACCCGCTCACAAAATCCATAGACACCGATTCCCATGGCCTCTCGGGTATAGGAAGTGGCTGTAGCAGACCCGCTTGCTTCTGCCGCTCGGTCTTGTCCAGTTGACACACCAAACACGTGCGTACGTACAGCTCCACGTCTTCCTCCAGCCTTGGCCAACAATAGTGTCTCTTGAGCAGCGCCACCATCCTTTCCACGCCTGGATGTCCTGCCCATTGTGGCTCATGCGTTTCCTTCAATAATCCTTGCCTTAGTCCCCCGCTCTTGGGAACGTACAGCCTGCCTCCTTTTGCATAGAGCAGCCCCCTGTCAAGCCAATACTTGCGCACAACACCCTGCTCCACTTGTTCTCTCAAGTGTGCGTACTCTGCGTCTTCCTCTGCTTGCACCCGCAATTTCCCGAGGAAATCCGACTGAACCTCTGTCAACGCTGCTACATACGCGTGCACCTCCTTGCGGCTCAACGCGTCTGCCACTCTGTTTTCGCTCCCTGCTCTGTGCACCCACTCAAAGTCGTACTCGGCTAGGAACTCTTGCCAACGTGCTTGCTTTGCTGACAACTTCTTCTGCGTTTTGAAGTATGTGTTCGCCACGTTGTCGGTCACCACAGTGAATTTAGTTCCCAGCAAGTAATGCCTCCACGTCTCAAGGCAATGGATGACCGCCGTCATCTCCTTCTCGTGAGCGCTGTACCTCTGCTCTGCGTCTTTCAGCTTGCGGCTTTCAAATGCTATGGGATGTTTCTCTTGCACCAACACACCCCTTAACGCCCTATCCGACGCGTCTGTATGCACTTCGAATGGCTGCGTAAAATCTGGCAAACGCAACACTGGCTCTGTGGTGACTGCCTGCTTCACGCGTGCGAAAGCCTGTGCGCACTCCTCTGTCCAGCCCCACGGTTTGTCCTTCTTCAACAAATCTGTGAGCGGCGCCACTATCTTCGAATAATCCCTCACGAACCTTCGATAATAGTTAGCCAACCCGAGGAATGATCTCAACTCGCTGACCTTCGTTGGTGCAGTCCACTCCACAATCGCCGTCACCTTGCGTTCATCCATCCGAATCTGTCCATGGCTCACCTTGTGCCCAAGGAACATAATTTCCTGCATACAAAACTCGCATTTCTCCTTCTTGACGTACAGCTGGTGCGCTCGCAACCTAGCCATCACCTCGTCCAAGTGCCGCACGTGATCCTCCAAGGACTCACTGTAAATGACAATGTCGTCTAGGTAGACCACCACAAATCTGTCTAACCACTCGTACAAGACGTCATTCATCAAATTGCAGAATGTGGCAGGAGCGTTGGTCAATCCGAATGGCATGACCAAAAACTCGTATGCCCCATACCTAGTCACCATCGTGGTTTTAGCCTCGTCTCCCACTGCTATCCTGACTTGCCAATATCCGGACCTCAAATCCAGCTTTGTAAAGTAGCGTGCCCTCGCTAATCTGTCAAACAAGTCAGCCACGTTCGGTATCGGGTATTTATTTTTGATGGTTACCTTGTTCAATGCCCGGTAATCCACACACATCCTCAGCGTTCCATCCTTCTTCCTCTGAAAAAGGACCGGCGCTCCATATGGTGCCTTTGAGGGCTGAATGAACCCAGCGTCCAGCAGCTCGTCTAGTTGCTTCCTCAGCTCCTCCAACTCCATTGGCCCCATTCTGTATGGTGCGCGTGCTGGCGGCCTTGCTCCTGGCTCCAGCTCAATTTTGTGGTCTATACGTCTCTTTGGCGGCAACGTCTTGGGTAACGCCGCGGGCATCACGTCTGCGTATCGGTCCAACACCTCTGCTATGCAATCTGGCACGTCCATGGTGTGATCCTCCTTGATCTCCACCAGTGCCGCAATCACCAGCTCCTCTCCGCGCTTCAAACCCGCACACACCTGTGCGGCAGACTGCAGCGCTACGTGCTCCAGACCCGCGCACGCCTGTGCGGCAGACTGCAGCGCTACGCGCTCTGCGCTCCTCACGTTTGCATCCGCCTTGACGAAACACGCCTGCTGCTCATCCATAATCATCACCCCATTTAGATGTGGCATGGCAACGGCTTTGGCCTTCACAAAGAAATCGAGGCCAAGGATGAGATCAAAGTCATCCAAGGGTACTGCCATGAACGTGCACTCGCCTTCCCATGCACCCATCTTCACCCGTGAAGCGGCAGTGCCCAATATTGGCTGAGACGCGGAATTTACCGCCTTTATTCTGCTTGAGCACTTTTCCATGGTCACTCCTAGCTTCCCCACCACGCGCTGTGCCAAGAAATTATTCGTGGCACCCGTGTCCAGCATTGCACGCACCTGCTGCCCGTTCACCTCCGCCCACGCGTACATT
This is a stretch of genomic DNA from Mangifera indica cultivar Alphonso chromosome 11, CATAS_Mindica_2.1, whole genome shotgun sequence. It encodes these proteins:
- the LOC123228802 gene encoding uncharacterized protein LOC123228802 codes for the protein MSTLSERVGVLEALVGEPAREGESLAEQGALHSEAIAELKQITRNLQKECAERYNEILSQILSLTDRMEERVATLEEDLKIAKKAIALAPSGGEMVAGQSKLKVPEPKPFGGSRNAKELENFLWDMDQYFKAARVAEGEQVTITAMYLAGDAKLWWRTRMEDDASAGRPKIESWEVLKRELKEQFLPQNSAWVARETLKKLKHTSSVREYVKEFSSLMLDIKNMSEEDKLFNFVSGLQPWAQAELRRQKVADLPSAVAAADGLVDYKLGPSSSNAGEKKKGRSERRRSPRKYGKEGWKDRRKREAEPSKQRGPDPTPSRQGGGCFLCAGPHRARDCPKREQLSALIAQEEKSTEDENPRLNPIQLLNAVTAEQPAACKGLMYAWAEVNGQQVRAMLDTGATNNFLAQRVVGKLGVTMEKCSSRIKAVNSASQPILGTAASRVKMGAWEGECTFMAVPLDDFDLILGLDFFVKAKAVAMPHLNGVMIMDEQQACFVKADANVRSAERVALQSAAQACAGLEHVALQSAAQVCAGLKRGEELVIAALVEIKEDHTMDVPDCIAEVLDRYADVMPAALPKTLPPKRRIDHKIELEPGARPPARAPYRMGPMELEELRKQLDELLDAGFIQPSKAPYGAPVLFQRKKDGTLRMCVDYRALNKVTIKNKYPIPNVADLFDRLARARYFTKLDLRSGYWQVRIAVGDEAKTTMVTRYGAYEFLVMPFGLTNAPATFCNLMNDVLYEWLDRFVVVYLDDIVIYSESLEDHVRHLDEVMARLRAHQLYVKKEKCEFCMQEIMFLGHKVSHGQIRMDERKVTAIVEWTAPTKVSELRSFLGLANYYRRFVRDYSKIVAPLTDLLKKDKPWGWTEECAQAFARVKQAVTTEPVLRLPDFTQPFEVHTDASDRALRGVLVQEKHPIAFESRKLKDAEQRYSAHEKEMTAVIHCLETWRHYLLGTKFTVVTDNVANTYFKTQKKLSAKQARWQEFLAEYDFEWVHRAGSENRVADALSRKEVHAYVAALTEVQSDFLGKLRVQAEEDAEYAHLREQVEQGVVRKYWLDRGLLYAKGGRLYVPKSGGLRQGLLKETHEPQWAGHPGVERMVALLKRHYCWPRLEEDVELYVRTCLVCQLDKTERQKQAGLLQPLPIPERPWESVSMDFVSGFPKVDGKGSVLVVVNRFSKYAVFIAAPQTCQAQTAAEGLWKIYTKLKQKLQATISMTKNPMFHGRTKHIELHHHFIQDVVAEGLIVMKYCSTNDQMADSFTKELGYSKFVEFRSSLGVVDFASTGDIKKLIKS